One stretch of Heliangelus exortis chromosome 24, bHelExo1.hap1, whole genome shotgun sequence DNA includes these proteins:
- the RBBP4 gene encoding histone-binding protein RBBP4 isoform X3 translates to MADKEAFDDAVEERVINEEYKIWKKNTPFLYDLVMTHALEWPSLTAQWLPDVTRPEGKDFSIHRLVLGTHTSDEQNHLVIASVQLPNDDAQFDASHYDSEKGEFGGFGSVSGKIEIEIKINHEGEVNRARYMPQNPCIIATKTPSSDVLVFDYTKHPSKPDPSGECNPDLRLRGHQKEGYGLSWNPNLSGHLLSASDDHTICLWDISAVPKEGKVVDAKTIFTGHTAVVEDVSWHLLHESLFGSVADDQKLMIWDTRSNNTSKPSHSVDAHTAEVNCLSFNPYSEFILATGSADKTVALWDLRNLKLKLHSFESHKDEIFQVQWSPHNETILASSGTDRRLNVWDLSKIGEEQSPEDAEDGPPELLFIHGGHTAKISDFSWNPNEPWVICSVSEDNIMQVWQMAENIYNDEDPEGSVDPEGQGS, encoded by the exons ATGGCGGACAAGGAAG CCTTTGATGATGCAGTGGAAGAACGTGTGATCAATGAAGAGTacaaaatatggaaaaagaaTACCCCCTTCTTATACGATTTGGTAATGACCCATGCTCTGGAGTGGCCCAGCTTGACTGCTCAGTGGCTTCCTGATGTAACAAG ACCTGAAGGCAAAGATTTCAGTATCCATCGGTTGGTCCTGGGGACTCACACCTCAGATGAACAAAACCACCTGGTGATAGCAAGTGTGCAGCTGCCCAATGATGATGCTCAGTTTGATGCTTCCCACTATGACAGTGAGAAAGGAG AGTTTGGAGGCTTTGGATCTGTTAGTGGaaaaattgaaattgaaatCAAGATAAATCATGAGGGAGAAGTGAACAGAGCACGTTACATGCCACAGAATCCCTGTATCATCGCCACGAAGACTCCATCCAGTGATGTCCTTGTCTTTGATTACACCAAACACCCTTCCAAACCAG ACCCTTCTGGAGAGTGTAACCCTGATCTGCGTCTTCGTGGCCACCAGAAGGAAGGCTATGGTCTATCATGGAACCCAAACCTGAGTGGGCATTTGCTTAGTGCTTCTGATGATCAT aCCATTTGCTTGTGGGATATCAGTGCTGTTCCAAAAGAAGGCAAAGTGGTAGATGCAAAGACCATCTTCACAGGGCATACAGCAGTGGTGGAAGATGTATCTTGGCACCTGCTCCACGAATCTCTTTTTGGATCTGTTGCTGATGACCAGAAACTCATGAT TTGGGATACTCGGTCAAACAACACCTCCAAACCCAGTCATTCAGTGGATGCTCACACAGCTGAAGTCAATTGCCTCTCCTTCAACCCCTACAGTGAGTTTATTCTGGCTACAGGATCAGCTGATAAG actGTTGCTCTCTGGGACTTGAGGAACCTGAAACTGAAATTGCACTCTTTTGAATCCCacaaagatgaaatatttcag GTTCAGTGGTCTCCCCACAATGAAACCATATTGGCTTCCAGTGGAACTGACCGCAGGCTAAATGTGTGGGACTTGAG TAAAATTGGAGAAGAGCAGTCCCCTGAAGATGCTGAGGATGGTCCCCCCGAGCTGTTG TTTATTCATGGTGGTCATACTGCAAAGATCTCTGATTTCTCCTGGAATCCCAATGAACCCTGGGTAATTTGTTCTGTATCAGAAGACAATATCATGCAAGTCTGGCAAATG GCGGAGAACATCTATAATGATGAAGACCCTGAAGGAAGTGTGGATCCAGAAGGTCAAGGGTCCTAG
- the RBBP4 gene encoding histone-binding protein RBBP4 isoform X2: protein MADKEAAFDDAVEERVINEEYKIWKKNTPFLYDLVMTHALEWPSLTAQWLPDVTRPEGKDFSIHRLVLGTHTSDEQNHLVIASVQLPNDDAQFDASHYDSEKGEFGGFGSVSGKIEIEIKINHEGEVNRARYMPQNPCIIATKTPSSDVLVFDYTKHPSKPDPSGECNPDLRLRGHQKEGYGLSWNPNLSGHLLSASDDHTICLWDISAVPKEGKVVDAKTIFTGHTAVVEDVSWHLLHESLFGSVADDQKLMIWDTRSNNTSKPSHSVDAHTAEVNCLSFNPYSEFILATGSADKTVALWDLRNLKLKLHSFESHKDEIFQVQWSPHNETILASSGTDRRLNVWDLSKIGEEQSPEDAEDGPPELLFIHGGHTAKISDFSWNPNEPWVICSVSEDNIMQVWQMAENIYNDEDPEGSVDPEGQGS from the exons ATGGCGGACAAGGAAG cagCCTTTGATGATGCAGTGGAAGAACGTGTGATCAATGAAGAGTacaaaatatggaaaaagaaTACCCCCTTCTTATACGATTTGGTAATGACCCATGCTCTGGAGTGGCCCAGCTTGACTGCTCAGTGGCTTCCTGATGTAACAAG ACCTGAAGGCAAAGATTTCAGTATCCATCGGTTGGTCCTGGGGACTCACACCTCAGATGAACAAAACCACCTGGTGATAGCAAGTGTGCAGCTGCCCAATGATGATGCTCAGTTTGATGCTTCCCACTATGACAGTGAGAAAGGAG AGTTTGGAGGCTTTGGATCTGTTAGTGGaaaaattgaaattgaaatCAAGATAAATCATGAGGGAGAAGTGAACAGAGCACGTTACATGCCACAGAATCCCTGTATCATCGCCACGAAGACTCCATCCAGTGATGTCCTTGTCTTTGATTACACCAAACACCCTTCCAAACCAG ACCCTTCTGGAGAGTGTAACCCTGATCTGCGTCTTCGTGGCCACCAGAAGGAAGGCTATGGTCTATCATGGAACCCAAACCTGAGTGGGCATTTGCTTAGTGCTTCTGATGATCAT aCCATTTGCTTGTGGGATATCAGTGCTGTTCCAAAAGAAGGCAAAGTGGTAGATGCAAAGACCATCTTCACAGGGCATACAGCAGTGGTGGAAGATGTATCTTGGCACCTGCTCCACGAATCTCTTTTTGGATCTGTTGCTGATGACCAGAAACTCATGAT TTGGGATACTCGGTCAAACAACACCTCCAAACCCAGTCATTCAGTGGATGCTCACACAGCTGAAGTCAATTGCCTCTCCTTCAACCCCTACAGTGAGTTTATTCTGGCTACAGGATCAGCTGATAAG actGTTGCTCTCTGGGACTTGAGGAACCTGAAACTGAAATTGCACTCTTTTGAATCCCacaaagatgaaatatttcag GTTCAGTGGTCTCCCCACAATGAAACCATATTGGCTTCCAGTGGAACTGACCGCAGGCTAAATGTGTGGGACTTGAG TAAAATTGGAGAAGAGCAGTCCCCTGAAGATGCTGAGGATGGTCCCCCCGAGCTGTTG TTTATTCATGGTGGTCATACTGCAAAGATCTCTGATTTCTCCTGGAATCCCAATGAACCCTGGGTAATTTGTTCTGTATCAGAAGACAATATCATGCAAGTCTGGCAAATG GCGGAGAACATCTATAATGATGAAGACCCTGAAGGAAGTGTGGATCCAGAAGGTCAAGGGTCCTAG
- the RBBP4 gene encoding histone-binding protein RBBP4 isoform X1: MSSATAASRGGSRGSFAVPSGAAFDDAVEERVINEEYKIWKKNTPFLYDLVMTHALEWPSLTAQWLPDVTRPEGKDFSIHRLVLGTHTSDEQNHLVIASVQLPNDDAQFDASHYDSEKGEFGGFGSVSGKIEIEIKINHEGEVNRARYMPQNPCIIATKTPSSDVLVFDYTKHPSKPDPSGECNPDLRLRGHQKEGYGLSWNPNLSGHLLSASDDHTICLWDISAVPKEGKVVDAKTIFTGHTAVVEDVSWHLLHESLFGSVADDQKLMIWDTRSNNTSKPSHSVDAHTAEVNCLSFNPYSEFILATGSADKTVALWDLRNLKLKLHSFESHKDEIFQVQWSPHNETILASSGTDRRLNVWDLSKIGEEQSPEDAEDGPPELLFIHGGHTAKISDFSWNPNEPWVICSVSEDNIMQVWQMAENIYNDEDPEGSVDPEGQGS, from the exons ATGTCATCGGCCACAGCCGCGTCCCGGGGGGGCTCCCGGGGATCCTTTGCTGTCCCCAGCGGAG cagCCTTTGATGATGCAGTGGAAGAACGTGTGATCAATGAAGAGTacaaaatatggaaaaagaaTACCCCCTTCTTATACGATTTGGTAATGACCCATGCTCTGGAGTGGCCCAGCTTGACTGCTCAGTGGCTTCCTGATGTAACAAG ACCTGAAGGCAAAGATTTCAGTATCCATCGGTTGGTCCTGGGGACTCACACCTCAGATGAACAAAACCACCTGGTGATAGCAAGTGTGCAGCTGCCCAATGATGATGCTCAGTTTGATGCTTCCCACTATGACAGTGAGAAAGGAG AGTTTGGAGGCTTTGGATCTGTTAGTGGaaaaattgaaattgaaatCAAGATAAATCATGAGGGAGAAGTGAACAGAGCACGTTACATGCCACAGAATCCCTGTATCATCGCCACGAAGACTCCATCCAGTGATGTCCTTGTCTTTGATTACACCAAACACCCTTCCAAACCAG ACCCTTCTGGAGAGTGTAACCCTGATCTGCGTCTTCGTGGCCACCAGAAGGAAGGCTATGGTCTATCATGGAACCCAAACCTGAGTGGGCATTTGCTTAGTGCTTCTGATGATCAT aCCATTTGCTTGTGGGATATCAGTGCTGTTCCAAAAGAAGGCAAAGTGGTAGATGCAAAGACCATCTTCACAGGGCATACAGCAGTGGTGGAAGATGTATCTTGGCACCTGCTCCACGAATCTCTTTTTGGATCTGTTGCTGATGACCAGAAACTCATGAT TTGGGATACTCGGTCAAACAACACCTCCAAACCCAGTCATTCAGTGGATGCTCACACAGCTGAAGTCAATTGCCTCTCCTTCAACCCCTACAGTGAGTTTATTCTGGCTACAGGATCAGCTGATAAG actGTTGCTCTCTGGGACTTGAGGAACCTGAAACTGAAATTGCACTCTTTTGAATCCCacaaagatgaaatatttcag GTTCAGTGGTCTCCCCACAATGAAACCATATTGGCTTCCAGTGGAACTGACCGCAGGCTAAATGTGTGGGACTTGAG TAAAATTGGAGAAGAGCAGTCCCCTGAAGATGCTGAGGATGGTCCCCCCGAGCTGTTG TTTATTCATGGTGGTCATACTGCAAAGATCTCTGATTTCTCCTGGAATCCCAATGAACCCTGGGTAATTTGTTCTGTATCAGAAGACAATATCATGCAAGTCTGGCAAATG GCGGAGAACATCTATAATGATGAAGACCCTGAAGGAAGTGTGGATCCAGAAGGTCAAGGGTCCTAG
- the SYNC gene encoding syncoilin isoform X1 gives MTRHELSGGAGRDLMAEPEAPPELLDESRGSSAPQGDTAGAASHPDPLISPLDPDVGAGVTPQSLDTCQELQADSRDASLELNTEDTHLDEDTSRAKFPLDMDADRVENPLGGDGAGIPLDVEAGGIPLYMETDGAGIPADVGAEGAGIPLDMEAEGTGSPLDGDGEEHWCLTLEELGDYFQECIEAVEQLEKERDSLIMELSQLREPALQEIHHAHQEIQAACRLLAKVELERDNLKDEIRQIKQKLFKVTKECVACQYQLESRQHDLSQHAAYRGELESQAGQLSGELSRLKETCEKEKEVLKQRLETPPCRQDNLYLQESRRLSMEFENFVAESRRGLEDHYEPQLLRLLERREAGAKALQEMKGEIQGMKEALRPLQGEVSRLRLQNRSLEEQIVLVKQKRDEEVGQYREQVEELEDRLKELKNGVQLQQRKNQELEELRISLHRELSIYKGCLEVYGHLCKSEEKTEQDS, from the exons ATGACGAGACATGAGCTcagcggcggggccgggag GGACCTGATGGCAGAGCCTGAGGCCCCTCCAGAACTACTGGATGAATCCAGAGGATCCTCAGCCCCACAAGGAGATACAGCAGGTGCTGCTTCACATCCAGACCCTTTGATCAGCCCCTTAGACCCAGATGTGGGTGCAGGGGTGACACCACAAAGCCTAGAcacctgccaggagctgcaggcagacagCAGGGATGCTTCCTTGGAGCTAAACACAGAAGACACCCATCTGGATGAGGATACATCCAGGGCCAAGTTCCCGCTGGACATGGATGCAGATAGAGTAGAGAACCCACTaggtggggatggggcagggatccCACTGGATGTTGAAGCAGGGGGGATTCCACTGTACATGGAGACAGATGGGGCAGGCATCCCAGCTGATGTGGGTGCAGAGGGGGCAGGGATCCCACTGGACAtggaggcagaggggacaggcagTCCCCTGGATGGGGACGGTGAGGAGCATTGGTGCCTCACGCTTGAAGAGCTGGGTGACTATTTCCAGGAGTGCATTGAAGCTGTCGagcagctggagaaagaaagagacagcTTGATCATGGAGCTCTCCCAGCTGCGGgagccagcactgcaggagatCCACCATGCCCACCAGGAGATCCAGGCAGCCTGCCGGCTGCTGGCCAAGgtggagctggagagggacaaCCTGAAGGATGAGATCCGGCAGATCAAGCAGAAGCTCTTCAAAGTGACAAAGGAATGCGTGGCTTGCCAGTACCAGCTGGAGAGCCGGCAGCATGACCTCTCCCAGCACGCAGCTTACCGAGGTGAGCTGgagagccaggctgggcagctcTCCGGAGAGCTCTCCCGGCTGAAGGAGACCTgtgagaaggagaaggaggttTTGAAGCAACGTCTGGAGACTCCGCCGTGTCGGCAGGATAACCTGTACCTGCAGGAGAGCCGCCGGCTCTCCATGGAGTTCGAGAACTTCGTGGCAGAGAGCAGAAGGGGGCTGGAGGATCACTACGAACCTcagctgctgaggctgctggagagACGCGAGGCAGGGGCCAAAGCACTGCAGGAGATGAAGGGGGAGATCCAGGGGATGAAGGAAGCTCTGAGGCCCTTGCAGGGAGAGGTCAGCCGGCTGCGGCTGCAGAACCGGAGCCTGGAGGAGCAGATTGTCCTCGTCAAGCAGAAGAGGGATGAAGAGGTCGGGCAGTACCGG gaACAGGTTGAGGAGTTGGAAGATAGGCTGAAGGAACTGAAGAATGGGGTTCAGCTCCAGCAGCGCAAGaatcaggagctggaggagctgaggatCAGCCTCCACCGGGAGCTCTCTATCTACAA GGGCTGCTTGGAAGTCTACGGCCACCTTTgcaaatcagaagaaaaaacagagcaggactCTTAA
- the SYNC gene encoding syncoilin isoform X3, whose translation MCSAEPEALGSRGGRDLMAEPEAPPELLDESRGSSAPQGDTAGAASHPDPLISPLDPDVGAGVTPQSLDTCQELQADSRDASLELNTEDTHLDEDTSRAKFPLDMDADRVENPLGGDGAGIPLDVEAGGIPLYMETDGAGIPADVGAEGAGIPLDMEAEGTGSPLDGDGEEHWCLTLEELGDYFQECIEAVEQLEKERDSLIMELSQLREPALQEIHHAHQEIQAACRLLAKVELERDNLKDEIRQIKQKLFKVTKECVACQYQLESRQHDLSQHAAYRGELESQAGQLSGELSRLKETCEKEKEVLKQRLETPPCRQDNLYLQESRRLSMEFENFVAESRRGLEDHYEPQLLRLLERREAGAKALQEMKGEIQGMKEALRPLQGEVSRLRLQNRSLEEQIVLVKQKRDEEVGQYREQVEELEDRLKELKNGVQLQQRKNQELEELRISLHRELSIYKGCLEVYGHLCKSEEKTEQDS comes from the exons ATGTGCAGCGCAGAGCCGGAGGCGCTGGGCTCCAGGGGAGGAAG GGACCTGATGGCAGAGCCTGAGGCCCCTCCAGAACTACTGGATGAATCCAGAGGATCCTCAGCCCCACAAGGAGATACAGCAGGTGCTGCTTCACATCCAGACCCTTTGATCAGCCCCTTAGACCCAGATGTGGGTGCAGGGGTGACACCACAAAGCCTAGAcacctgccaggagctgcaggcagacagCAGGGATGCTTCCTTGGAGCTAAACACAGAAGACACCCATCTGGATGAGGATACATCCAGGGCCAAGTTCCCGCTGGACATGGATGCAGATAGAGTAGAGAACCCACTaggtggggatggggcagggatccCACTGGATGTTGAAGCAGGGGGGATTCCACTGTACATGGAGACAGATGGGGCAGGCATCCCAGCTGATGTGGGTGCAGAGGGGGCAGGGATCCCACTGGACAtggaggcagaggggacaggcagTCCCCTGGATGGGGACGGTGAGGAGCATTGGTGCCTCACGCTTGAAGAGCTGGGTGACTATTTCCAGGAGTGCATTGAAGCTGTCGagcagctggagaaagaaagagacagcTTGATCATGGAGCTCTCCCAGCTGCGGgagccagcactgcaggagatCCACCATGCCCACCAGGAGATCCAGGCAGCCTGCCGGCTGCTGGCCAAGgtggagctggagagggacaaCCTGAAGGATGAGATCCGGCAGATCAAGCAGAAGCTCTTCAAAGTGACAAAGGAATGCGTGGCTTGCCAGTACCAGCTGGAGAGCCGGCAGCATGACCTCTCCCAGCACGCAGCTTACCGAGGTGAGCTGgagagccaggctgggcagctcTCCGGAGAGCTCTCCCGGCTGAAGGAGACCTgtgagaaggagaaggaggttTTGAAGCAACGTCTGGAGACTCCGCCGTGTCGGCAGGATAACCTGTACCTGCAGGAGAGCCGCCGGCTCTCCATGGAGTTCGAGAACTTCGTGGCAGAGAGCAGAAGGGGGCTGGAGGATCACTACGAACCTcagctgctgaggctgctggagagACGCGAGGCAGGGGCCAAAGCACTGCAGGAGATGAAGGGGGAGATCCAGGGGATGAAGGAAGCTCTGAGGCCCTTGCAGGGAGAGGTCAGCCGGCTGCGGCTGCAGAACCGGAGCCTGGAGGAGCAGATTGTCCTCGTCAAGCAGAAGAGGGATGAAGAGGTCGGGCAGTACCGG gaACAGGTTGAGGAGTTGGAAGATAGGCTGAAGGAACTGAAGAATGGGGTTCAGCTCCAGCAGCGCAAGaatcaggagctggaggagctgaggatCAGCCTCCACCGGGAGCTCTCTATCTACAA GGGCTGCTTGGAAGTCTACGGCCACCTTTgcaaatcagaagaaaaaacagagcaggactCTTAA
- the SYNC gene encoding syncoilin isoform X2, translating to MAEPEAPPELLDESRGSSAPQGDTAGAASHPDPLISPLDPDVGAGVTPQSLDTCQELQADSRDASLELNTEDTHLDEDTSRAKFPLDMDADRVENPLGGDGAGIPLDVEAGGIPLYMETDGAGIPADVGAEGAGIPLDMEAEGTGSPLDGDGEEHWCLTLEELGDYFQECIEAVEQLEKERDSLIMELSQLREPALQEIHHAHQEIQAACRLLAKVELERDNLKDEIRQIKQKLFKVTKECVACQYQLESRQHDLSQHAAYRGELESQAGQLSGELSRLKETCEKEKEVLKQRLETPPCRQDNLYLQESRRLSMEFENFVAESRRGLEDHYEPQLLRLLERREAGAKALQEMKGEIQGMKEALRPLQGEVSRLRLQNRSLEEQIVLVKQKRDEEVGQYREQVEELEDRLKELKNGVQLQQRKNQELEELRISLHRELSIYKGCLEVYGHLCKSEEKTEQDS from the exons ATGGCAGAGCCTGAGGCCCCTCCAGAACTACTGGATGAATCCAGAGGATCCTCAGCCCCACAAGGAGATACAGCAGGTGCTGCTTCACATCCAGACCCTTTGATCAGCCCCTTAGACCCAGATGTGGGTGCAGGGGTGACACCACAAAGCCTAGAcacctgccaggagctgcaggcagacagCAGGGATGCTTCCTTGGAGCTAAACACAGAAGACACCCATCTGGATGAGGATACATCCAGGGCCAAGTTCCCGCTGGACATGGATGCAGATAGAGTAGAGAACCCACTaggtggggatggggcagggatccCACTGGATGTTGAAGCAGGGGGGATTCCACTGTACATGGAGACAGATGGGGCAGGCATCCCAGCTGATGTGGGTGCAGAGGGGGCAGGGATCCCACTGGACAtggaggcagaggggacaggcagTCCCCTGGATGGGGACGGTGAGGAGCATTGGTGCCTCACGCTTGAAGAGCTGGGTGACTATTTCCAGGAGTGCATTGAAGCTGTCGagcagctggagaaagaaagagacagcTTGATCATGGAGCTCTCCCAGCTGCGGgagccagcactgcaggagatCCACCATGCCCACCAGGAGATCCAGGCAGCCTGCCGGCTGCTGGCCAAGgtggagctggagagggacaaCCTGAAGGATGAGATCCGGCAGATCAAGCAGAAGCTCTTCAAAGTGACAAAGGAATGCGTGGCTTGCCAGTACCAGCTGGAGAGCCGGCAGCATGACCTCTCCCAGCACGCAGCTTACCGAGGTGAGCTGgagagccaggctgggcagctcTCCGGAGAGCTCTCCCGGCTGAAGGAGACCTgtgagaaggagaaggaggttTTGAAGCAACGTCTGGAGACTCCGCCGTGTCGGCAGGATAACCTGTACCTGCAGGAGAGCCGCCGGCTCTCCATGGAGTTCGAGAACTTCGTGGCAGAGAGCAGAAGGGGGCTGGAGGATCACTACGAACCTcagctgctgaggctgctggagagACGCGAGGCAGGGGCCAAAGCACTGCAGGAGATGAAGGGGGAGATCCAGGGGATGAAGGAAGCTCTGAGGCCCTTGCAGGGAGAGGTCAGCCGGCTGCGGCTGCAGAACCGGAGCCTGGAGGAGCAGATTGTCCTCGTCAAGCAGAAGAGGGATGAAGAGGTCGGGCAGTACCGG gaACAGGTTGAGGAGTTGGAAGATAGGCTGAAGGAACTGAAGAATGGGGTTCAGCTCCAGCAGCGCAAGaatcaggagctggaggagctgaggatCAGCCTCCACCGGGAGCTCTCTATCTACAA GGGCTGCTTGGAAGTCTACGGCCACCTTTgcaaatcagaagaaaaaacagagcaggactCTTAA